In one window of Fimbriimonadia bacterium DNA:
- the msrB gene encoding peptide-methionine (R)-S-oxide reductase MsrB — MAELEYERKSEQEWLEQLGPERYKILRRKGTEPAFTGAYWNQKDKGIYVCGGCGIELFRSEEKYDSGSGWPSFWDAVDRERIALHEDRSFGMHRIEATCARCGGHLGHLFDDGPEPTGLRYCINSASLDFRPRED; from the coding sequence ATGGCGGAGCTCGAGTACGAACGCAAGTCCGAGCAAGAGTGGCTCGAGCAGCTGGGGCCCGAGCGATACAAAATACTGAGGCGCAAGGGAACCGAGCCCGCCTTCACGGGTGCCTACTGGAACCAGAAAGACAAGGGCATCTACGTGTGTGGCGGCTGCGGAATCGAGCTATTCCGCTCCGAAGAGAAGTACGACTCCGGCTCAGGGTGGCCCAGCTTCTGGGACGCGGTGGACCGTGAGCGTATCGCACTACACGAGGACCGCAGCTTCGGCATGCACCGCATCGAAGCAACGTGTGCGCGCTGCGGCGGACACTTGGGGCACCTGTTCGACGACGGCCCAGAGCCGACCGGATTGCGCTACTGCATCAACTCGGCGAGCCTCGACTTCCGCCCGCGCGAGGACTAG
- a CDS encoding ABC transporter permease, with the protein MKKVRGILALLVAVVVLTSILDPRFLSAYNIGNIARWTGLFGILSIGEAMVIITGGIDLSVGSIVGLVGSLLAMMLASGVSVGVGLLVVLGLSVLIGVAHGLLVTKMRLQPFIVTLCGLLIYRGAARYVTKDATQGFGVGHTELKYLVKGTPISFPGPGGDVVAVPMPFLLLLAIAIIAGVFLHRSVYGRHLLALGRNEQAARFSGINTGRLILLAYVVSALLAGFAGVLFALDVNAVQPAGHGNFYELYAIAAAVLGGCSLRGGDGTILGVVIGAAILRVLYNAINVLGIATQLEFAVIGAVILVGVVVDELVKRYAAARRTRREASVEEKI; encoded by the coding sequence GTGAAGAAGGTTCGAGGCATTCTCGCTCTGCTCGTCGCGGTGGTTGTGCTGACATCCATCCTGGACCCACGCTTCCTGAGCGCATACAACATCGGCAACATCGCGCGATGGACGGGGCTATTCGGCATCCTCAGCATCGGCGAAGCCATGGTGATCATCACCGGGGGCATAGACCTGTCCGTCGGTTCGATCGTCGGACTGGTAGGTTCCCTGCTCGCGATGATGCTTGCGTCGGGAGTGTCCGTGGGTGTTGGCCTGCTGGTAGTCCTAGGACTCTCCGTGCTGATCGGGGTAGCACATGGCCTATTGGTTACGAAGATGCGGCTTCAACCGTTCATCGTCACTCTTTGCGGCCTGCTGATTTATCGCGGTGCAGCGCGCTACGTGACGAAGGACGCGACGCAAGGTTTCGGGGTCGGCCATACGGAGCTCAAATACCTGGTGAAGGGGACCCCAATCTCATTTCCCGGTCCTGGGGGTGACGTAGTCGCAGTTCCCATGCCGTTCCTTCTGCTCCTGGCGATTGCCATCATCGCGGGAGTCTTCCTGCATCGCTCCGTATACGGAAGACACTTGTTAGCTCTCGGCCGGAACGAGCAGGCCGCTCGGTTCAGCGGCATCAACACGGGGCGGCTCATTTTGCTGGCGTACGTGGTGTCTGCGTTGCTCGCCGGGTTTGCTGGAGTACTTTTCGCGCTGGACGTGAACGCCGTGCAACCTGCGGGACACGGCAACTTCTATGAGTTGTATGCGATCGCCGCCGCAGTCCTAGGTGGCTGCAGTCTTCGGGGCGGTGATGGCACGATTCTGGGCGTGGTGATAGGCGCAGCGATTCTGCGCGTGCTCTACAACGCGATCAACGTGTTAGGTATTGCGACACAACTCGAGTTCGCGGTCATCGGCGCAGTCATACTCGTGGGAGTGGTCGTCGACGAGCTCGTCAAGCGGTACGCCGCGGCAAGGAGAACGCGACGAGAAGCGAGCGTGGAGGAGAAGATATGA
- a CDS encoding sugar ABC transporter ATP-binding protein — MTPESPPLLEVCKITKRFPGVVALSDVSLKLGHGEVLAVIGENGAGKSTLMKILAGEQPADSGAILLDGQPVAIGSVSEATALGIALIHQELNLADNLDVAGNVFLGREPRRLGIADRRRMAVQTCALLDRLGLDCSPEATVSDLPIGKQQMVEIAKALSTDARILIMDEPTSSLTETETERLFAVIADLRGQGVSVIYISHRLREVTRVADRVVVLRDGRNAGELTGTDITHENMVRLMVGRDISQFYGRTSHGTSRPVLEVDGLRLQTRPGPALSLSVCAGEVVGVAGLVGAGRTELARAIFGIDPVAAGTVRVDDMVLHGHSPFQSIRAGLALVPEDRKSQGLILEMAVRENVTLAGLRRWQRAGLVRTSIETELAERMVRELDIRTPSIEQETQYLSGGNQQKVVLAKWLVLQPKALLLDEPTRGVDVGAKEEIYRLIERLAVSGVATLMISSEMQELIGVCDRVVVMHEGTIAGELQGESITEEAIMSLATGGRAT; from the coding sequence GTGACTCCCGAGTCTCCTCCGCTACTCGAGGTCTGCAAGATCACCAAACGATTTCCCGGCGTGGTGGCCCTGTCGGACGTGTCCTTGAAGCTGGGTCACGGAGAGGTACTCGCCGTAATCGGTGAGAACGGCGCGGGCAAGAGCACATTGATGAAGATCCTGGCGGGCGAACAACCGGCCGACTCGGGAGCCATCCTATTGGACGGACAGCCGGTGGCGATCGGTAGTGTAAGCGAAGCGACGGCATTGGGCATCGCACTGATCCATCAAGAGCTGAACCTCGCCGACAACTTGGACGTTGCGGGCAACGTGTTCCTTGGACGCGAGCCGCGCCGCCTCGGCATTGCGGATCGTAGGCGGATGGCAGTGCAGACTTGCGCGCTACTGGATCGACTCGGGCTCGATTGCTCACCCGAGGCCACCGTCTCCGATCTGCCCATAGGCAAACAGCAGATGGTAGAGATTGCGAAGGCGCTGTCCACCGATGCACGCATCCTCATCATGGATGAGCCGACCAGCAGTCTGACAGAGACGGAGACCGAGCGGCTGTTCGCGGTGATCGCCGACCTGCGCGGTCAGGGTGTTAGTGTCATCTACATCTCGCACCGACTGCGAGAAGTCACGCGTGTTGCCGATCGGGTCGTCGTTCTGCGCGATGGGCGCAATGCAGGCGAACTGACAGGCACCGACATCACCCACGAAAACATGGTACGCCTAATGGTCGGGCGTGATATATCCCAATTCTACGGGCGTACCTCTCACGGTACGAGTCGACCCGTGCTTGAGGTAGATGGCCTTCGACTGCAGACCAGACCAGGTCCCGCCCTTTCGTTGAGCGTGTGTGCGGGCGAGGTAGTCGGAGTGGCGGGCCTCGTCGGAGCGGGTCGGACGGAGCTGGCCCGAGCGATCTTCGGCATAGACCCCGTGGCAGCCGGGACGGTTCGCGTGGATGACATGGTCCTGCACGGCCACTCTCCCTTCCAATCAATCAGGGCCGGGCTCGCCCTCGTGCCGGAGGATCGAAAGTCTCAAGGCCTGATCCTGGAGATGGCGGTCAGGGAGAACGTGACCCTCGCCGGGCTGCGTAGGTGGCAACGAGCCGGTCTGGTTCGCACCTCGATAGAGACTGAGCTCGCTGAGCGCATGGTACGCGAACTGGACATCCGCACCCCCAGCATCGAACAAGAGACGCAGTACCTCTCTGGTGGCAATCAGCAGAAGGTGGTACTGGCGAAGTGGCTGGTCCTGCAACCGAAGGCGCTGCTGCTCGACGAACCCACGCGCGGCGTTGACGTCGGTGCGAAGGAGGAGATCTATCGACTCATCGAGCGACTGGCCGTTTCTGGCGTGGCGACTCTGATGATCTCGAGCGAGATGCAGGAGCTGATAGGTGTGTGTGATCGAGTGGTAGTTATGCACGAGGGGACAATCGCGGGCGAACTGCAGGGCGAGTCGATCACCGAAGAAGCGATCATGTCACTGGCTACCGGAGGTCGAGCGACGTGA
- a CDS encoding substrate-binding domain-containing protein yields the protein MRRISWFGLLVLVIAIGAGCAKPAGDTGTTQQPGGDQDDAMQVIQAGNITILGTRTDLTDRARAKQNVEDTLASHKDIGCLVGLWSYNGPAILSAVKDAGLGGKVPIVCFDEEDDTLQGVLDGHIHATVVQQPFEFGYRSVKVLAALAQGDKSVIPPSKNIIVPVQVIRKDNAQAFRDNLKKLRAEADRPAPPGDGKIKLAFVTNNPSDFWKIAHAGVRKAEAELGIGVEFLTPAEGVADQQRMVEALIAKRVSGMAISPNDPENQVEMINRACEVMNVICHDSDAPKSNRLCYIGTHNYLAGREAGKLIKEVLPNGGKIMLFVGRIDAQNAKERRQGIIDELKGAPIPDEVKALGG from the coding sequence ATGAGAAGGATTTCGTGGTTTGGGCTTCTGGTGCTCGTTATCGCCATCGGCGCTGGGTGTGCAAAGCCGGCAGGCGACACGGGCACGACTCAGCAACCGGGCGGCGACCAAGACGACGCGATGCAGGTGATCCAAGCCGGCAACATCACCATTCTGGGGACACGCACGGACCTCACCGACCGTGCCCGGGCAAAGCAGAACGTGGAAGACACGCTGGCCAGCCACAAGGACATCGGCTGCTTGGTCGGGCTATGGAGCTACAACGGGCCTGCGATCCTTTCGGCGGTCAAAGACGCTGGGCTCGGTGGCAAGGTGCCCATCGTGTGCTTCGACGAAGAGGACGACACGCTGCAGGGCGTGCTGGACGGGCACATCCACGCGACCGTGGTGCAGCAGCCGTTCGAGTTTGGTTATCGGTCGGTCAAGGTACTTGCGGCCCTGGCACAGGGTGACAAGTCGGTCATTCCACCGAGCAAGAACATCATCGTGCCGGTGCAGGTGATCCGAAAGGACAACGCTCAGGCCTTCCGGGACAACCTGAAGAAGCTGCGCGCGGAAGCGGATAGGCCTGCTCCGCCGGGCGACGGGAAGATCAAGCTCGCCTTCGTCACCAACAACCCCTCGGACTTCTGGAAGATCGCGCATGCGGGCGTTCGGAAAGCGGAGGCAGAGCTTGGCATCGGCGTGGAGTTTCTCACCCCCGCCGAAGGTGTTGCGGACCAGCAGCGGATGGTCGAGGCGCTGATCGCGAAGCGTGTCAGTGGCATGGCCATCAGCCCGAACGATCCGGAGAACCAGGTGGAGATGATCAACCGCGCGTGCGAAGTGATGAACGTGATTTGTCACGACAGTGACGCACCCAAGAGCAATCGCCTGTGCTACATAGGGACCCATAACTACTTGGCAGGCCGCGAGGCGGGCAAGCTGATCAAAGAGGTATTGCCCAACGGAGGAAAGATCATGCTTTTCGTCGGAAGGATTGACGCGCAGAATGCCAAGGAGCGGAGGCAAGGCATTATTGACGAGCTTAAGGGTGCCCCAATACCCGACGAAGTGAAGGCTCTCGGAGGGTAG
- a CDS encoding calcineurin-like phosphoesterase C-terminal domain-containing protein: MTGLIERRVFPVLFLLLAFTLQGLAQATAAGFVFHDRNGNGRRDAGEEGLAGIVVSNQREVVKTDRSGAWKLPAADDTTFFVVKPSGWATPTDENGVPRFYYTHKPNGSTKSRYPGVSPTGPLPRSIDFPLRPRKESDQFKVILFADTQPLSETEVGYVANDVVAELVGTDAAFGVTLGDIVFDRLNLLTPVVQAIGRVGIPWYYVIGNHDTNQDANEDKYSDETFERLFGPNYYSFDYGRTHFLVLDDINWVGSQNGYYKAGLGAEQVAWIERDLAMVPKDRVVVVLMHIPITSLPEAERIQLFRVLQERPKVWSFSGHEHYAEHRFIGESLGWRGKEPHHHVVCATVSGSWWSGVPDITGIPHTTMRDGAPNGYSILHVARDSVSLDFKAARRPAAYQMHIQLPESVALADAAGTNVYVNVFNGSERCVVEMRCGGGEWVKLEKALLEDPAYVAAVEAEAAIQGLTFKKLPRPMKSPHLWVGKLPAGLKRGMNFVDVRVTNVYGRRYEATRAIRLD; this comes from the coding sequence ATGACAGGTCTCATCGAGCGCCGCGTGTTCCCAGTTCTGTTCCTGCTGCTCGCGTTCACACTCCAGGGCTTGGCGCAAGCCACCGCAGCCGGTTTCGTGTTCCACGATCGCAATGGCAACGGCAGGCGCGATGCAGGCGAGGAGGGCCTCGCAGGCATCGTCGTATCCAACCAGCGCGAAGTGGTGAAAACGGACAGGAGCGGGGCTTGGAAGCTCCCGGCTGCCGACGACACCACGTTTTTCGTCGTCAAGCCGAGCGGCTGGGCTACCCCTACCGACGAGAACGGAGTGCCGCGCTTCTACTACACGCACAAGCCGAACGGCTCCACGAAGTCTCGCTACCCAGGCGTGTCACCGACAGGCCCTCTCCCGCGCTCGATAGACTTCCCCCTGCGTCCTCGCAAGGAGAGCGACCAATTCAAGGTGATTCTGTTTGCTGATACACAACCACTCTCCGAGACTGAAGTAGGATACGTGGCGAACGACGTGGTAGCGGAACTGGTCGGCACGGATGCGGCGTTCGGAGTGACACTCGGAGACATCGTCTTCGATAGGCTGAATCTTCTTACGCCCGTCGTTCAGGCCATAGGGCGAGTCGGCATTCCATGGTACTACGTCATCGGCAATCACGACACGAACCAGGATGCCAACGAGGACAAGTACTCGGACGAGACGTTCGAGCGGCTATTCGGCCCTAATTACTATTCCTTCGACTATGGTCGCACGCACTTCTTGGTTCTGGATGACATTAACTGGGTGGGGTCGCAGAACGGGTACTACAAGGCCGGGCTCGGGGCTGAGCAGGTCGCCTGGATCGAGCGAGACCTTGCGATGGTGCCCAAAGACCGAGTCGTCGTGGTGCTTATGCACATCCCGATCACTTCACTGCCTGAAGCGGAGCGCATCCAACTCTTCCGAGTGCTTCAGGAGAGACCCAAGGTATGGTCATTCTCAGGACATGAGCACTATGCCGAGCACCGTTTCATCGGCGAGAGCCTAGGATGGCGAGGCAAAGAACCCCATCACCACGTCGTGTGCGCCACGGTGTCGGGTTCCTGGTGGAGCGGCGTTCCAGACATCACCGGCATCCCGCACACGACGATGCGAGACGGCGCACCCAATGGCTATTCGATCCTGCACGTCGCCAGAGATAGCGTCTCCCTCGATTTCAAGGCGGCGCGGCGCCCCGCAGCCTACCAAATGCACATCCAACTTCCAGAAAGCGTGGCGCTGGCCGATGCGGCAGGTACGAACGTGTACGTCAACGTGTTCAACGGCTCCGAGCGCTGCGTGGTGGAGATGCGATGCGGCGGTGGGGAGTGGGTCAAGCTGGAGAAGGCCCTGTTGGAGGACCCCGCTTACGTTGCCGCTGTCGAGGCCGAGGCGGCGATTCAGGGCCTGACGTTCAAGAAACTGCCGCGTCCAATGAAGTCCCCGCACCTGTGGGTAGGGAAGCTGCCTGCGGGCCTGAAGAGGGGTATGAACTTCGTGGACGTGCGGGTCACGAACGTGTACGGGCGGCGCTACGAAGCTACCCGAGCAATCCGCCTCGACTAA